The Streptomyces sp. Je 1-332 genome has a window encoding:
- a CDS encoding lytic polysaccharide monooxygenase, translated as MRNKKLYAALLGATTVGAFALSSGGASGHGYTDLPASRQINCANGTVSGCGSIQYEPQSVEGPKGFPASGPADGKICSAGIGGFDSLNQPKAPGGGAWPTTSVSAGQNYSFRWQFTARHRTTDFKYYITKQGWDESKPVTRAALDTAPFLNVPYNGQQPPATLSHSGTIPGGRSGHHVIVAVWTVHDTANAFYACSDVKF; from the coding sequence ATGCGAAACAAGAAGTTGTACGCGGCCCTGCTCGGCGCCACCACGGTCGGGGCCTTCGCGCTCTCGTCCGGCGGCGCGAGCGGCCACGGATACACCGACCTGCCCGCCAGCCGCCAGATCAACTGTGCCAACGGCACGGTGAGCGGCTGCGGTTCCATCCAGTACGAACCCCAGAGCGTCGAGGGCCCCAAGGGTTTCCCGGCGTCAGGGCCGGCCGACGGCAAGATCTGCTCGGCGGGCATCGGCGGCTTCGACTCGCTCAACCAGCCGAAGGCGCCGGGCGGCGGAGCCTGGCCGACGACCAGTGTCAGCGCAGGTCAGAACTACAGCTTCCGCTGGCAGTTCACCGCACGTCACCGCACCACCGACTTCAAGTACTACATAACCAAGCAGGGTTGGGACGAGAGCAAGCCGGTCACCCGCGCCGCCCTCGACACGGCCCCGTTCCTCAACGTCCCCTACAACGGACAGCAGCCGCCCGCCACGCTCTCGCACTCCGGAACGATTCCCGGCGGCAGGAGCGGTCACCACGTGATCGTCGCGGTGTGGACGGTCCACGACACGGCGAACGCGTTCTACGCCTGCTCCGACGTCAAGTTCTGA
- a CDS encoding nucleoside/nucleotide kinase family protein: MENDDHAPEQVVPGHAPERATADAPGLAALARDAWRLTADRPRTLLGIAGPPGAGKSTFARALVEEIGEGAAYLPLDGFHLSNDQLERLSLTSRKGSEPSFDVRGYGALLGRVLSDTGHDIYVPDYDRTLHEPVAARHRVPPHARLVVTEGNYLACDLPGWRAARELMGECWYVAAPAEVRQQRLIERQLAGGLTVDGAAAWVATNDSPNGDLVEKSRHRCDRIVSTVGMDMFNYRP, from the coding sequence ATGGAGAACGATGACCACGCCCCTGAGCAAGTAGTACCTGGCCACGCCCCTGAGCGAGCCACCGCCGATGCCCCCGGCCTCGCGGCCCTGGCCCGGGACGCCTGGCGGCTGACCGCGGACCGGCCCCGCACCCTCCTCGGGATCGCGGGGCCGCCCGGCGCCGGCAAGTCGACGTTCGCGCGTGCGCTGGTGGAGGAGATCGGCGAGGGAGCCGCGTATCTGCCGCTCGACGGTTTCCACCTCTCGAACGATCAGCTGGAGCGCCTCTCCCTGACCTCCCGCAAGGGCTCGGAGCCGAGTTTCGACGTACGGGGGTACGGAGCGCTGCTCGGCCGGGTCCTCTCCGACACCGGCCACGACATCTACGTACCCGACTACGACCGCACTCTCCACGAACCGGTGGCCGCCCGGCACCGGGTCCCGCCGCACGCCAGGCTCGTCGTCACCGAGGGGAACTATCTGGCCTGCGATCTGCCCGGCTGGCGTGCGGCGCGGGAGCTGATGGGGGAGTGCTGGTATGTGGCGGCACCAGCGGAGGTACGCCAACAGCGCCTGATCGAAAGGCAGTTGGCGGGTGGCCTGACAGTCGACGGGGCGGCGGCCTGGGTGGCGACGAACGACAGCCCGAACGGCGATCTCGTGGAGAAGTCGCGCCACCGCTGCGATCGGATCGTCTCCACGGTTGGTATGGACATGTTCAACTACCGCCCATAA
- a CDS encoding SPFH domain-containing protein, with the protein MSATAASRSQAPQPEEPRATGAPDTPAARPPRLIHSEATTEIPIHLLFRDDPGDPGVSLSPAVVGRRHGTGEQPRAARRPPARVAPRPLPEVDPALGERPARVLPGAVGVLGGSAGVAGCAAALCWAGVLPEPLARAAGLPWPDGRGGYDTNAGLGIAQWASLAGSGALALFGFGGLARGRVGSAWVLSLFGRYRGSVRRTGLMWVNPLLLRRRVDVRLRHWRSEPMPAVDRGGVALRVVVLVVWRVKDAARATLGVADHQEYLRECVEAATARVLSRLPADAFHDDTPTLRDADAVGDALTRMLAAEAEPVGVEIFSAQPTRIEYAPEIADTMRLRRVAALDARHRDSVLTSVVDSVEDTVTRLTTRGLVELDDYERKALVKDLTVAFYTGHGER; encoded by the coding sequence ATGAGTGCGACAGCGGCATCACGGTCACAGGCCCCTCAGCCCGAGGAACCGCGGGCCACCGGCGCCCCGGATACGCCCGCCGCGCGACCGCCGCGTCTGATTCACAGCGAGGCCACCACCGAGATCCCCATCCATCTGCTCTTCCGTGACGATCCCGGTGACCCCGGGGTCTCGCTGTCGCCCGCCGTGGTGGGGCGGCGGCACGGAACGGGTGAGCAGCCCCGCGCCGCCCGGCGGCCCCCGGCGAGGGTGGCCCCGCGCCCGCTGCCCGAGGTGGATCCGGCGCTCGGCGAGCGGCCGGCCCGCGTGCTGCCCGGGGCGGTCGGTGTGCTCGGCGGGAGCGCCGGGGTCGCCGGGTGCGCGGCCGCGCTGTGCTGGGCGGGGGTGCTGCCGGAGCCGCTGGCGCGAGCGGCCGGGCTGCCCTGGCCCGACGGGCGCGGCGGCTACGACACGAACGCCGGGCTCGGCATCGCGCAGTGGGCCTCCCTCGCCGGGTCGGGCGCGCTCGCCCTGTTCGGGTTCGGCGGGCTCGCCCGCGGCCGGGTCGGCTCGGCGTGGGTGCTCTCCCTCTTCGGGCGCTACCGCGGCAGCGTCCGCCGCACCGGCCTGATGTGGGTCAACCCACTCCTCCTGCGCCGCCGTGTCGACGTACGCCTGCGGCACTGGCGCAGCGAGCCGATGCCCGCGGTGGACCGGGGCGGGGTCGCGCTGCGGGTCGTCGTCCTCGTGGTCTGGCGGGTCAAGGACGCGGCGCGCGCGACCCTCGGCGTCGCCGACCACCAGGAGTATCTGCGCGAGTGCGTCGAGGCGGCGACCGCCCGTGTCCTGTCCCGGCTGCCCGCCGACGCCTTCCACGACGACACCCCGACCCTGCGCGACGCGGACGCGGTGGGCGACGCGCTCACCCGGATGCTCGCGGCGGAGGCCGAACCGGTCGGCGTCGAGATCTTCTCCGCCCAGCCGACCCGCATCGAGTACGCCCCCGAGATCGCCGACACCATGCGGCTGCGCCGGGTCGCCGCCCTGGACGCACGGCATCGCGACAGCGTGCTCACCTCGGTGGTGGACTCCGTCGAGGACACGGTGACCCGGCTGACCACCCGCGGTCTCGTCGAGCTCGACGACTACGAGCGCAAGGCCTTGGTCAAGGACCTGACGGTGGCGTTCTATACGGGGCATGGAGAACGATGA
- a CDS encoding peptidoglycan-binding protein, with translation MDVAPVFEEFDPESDCDCPGCIHRRRTMTHALPVRQGGHPAAHGARRALVIAAAAGTVLGGGQALPAVAAPGIQGAPADEDPGATGPAPDSPQGHTSALHGAPGSPGPVASAAPATTRAEIMARAKKWVAAKVPYSMTSYWSDGYRQDCSGYVSMAWNLGTNEWTGSLSSFAVRITKSDLQPGDILLFHNPANPEKGSHVTIFGGWANTAGTQYVAYEQARPHARKQTTPYAYWSNGNRYLAYRYKRVTSSTPGGKGPATVTRYPGAGSFGPGADNKYVTQLGKALIGRGGARFYTTGPGPRWGEADRRATQAFQLAQGWTGRDADGLPGPATWSYLMTGKGRDIPRAGAAPQAGAPAYPGRGVFRPGRPSPSVEKLGRQLVKKGYGKHYAQGPGPLWSESDRRNVEAFQRAQGWRGAAADGFPGPETWRRLFA, from the coding sequence ATGGACGTTGCTCCGGTATTCGAGGAATTCGACCCGGAGAGCGACTGCGACTGCCCCGGATGTATTCACAGGCGACGGACCATGACCCACGCACTCCCCGTACGGCAAGGCGGTCACCCGGCGGCGCACGGCGCGCGGCGCGCCCTGGTCATCGCAGCGGCGGCGGGCACCGTGCTCGGCGGCGGCCAGGCGCTTCCCGCGGTGGCGGCTCCCGGCATCCAGGGCGCTCCGGCGGACGAGGACCCGGGGGCGACAGGCCCCGCCCCCGACAGCCCGCAGGGCCACACGAGCGCACTGCACGGTGCGCCGGGCTCCCCGGGCCCCGTGGCGTCGGCGGCGCCGGCTACGACGCGGGCCGAGATCATGGCCCGCGCCAAGAAGTGGGTCGCGGCGAAGGTGCCGTACAGCATGACCTCGTACTGGTCCGACGGATACCGGCAGGACTGCTCGGGCTATGTGTCCATGGCCTGGAATCTCGGCACCAATGAATGGACGGGCAGCCTCTCCTCGTTCGCCGTACGCATTACGAAGAGCGATCTGCAGCCCGGCGACATCCTTCTCTTCCATAATCCGGCGAACCCCGAGAAGGGGTCGCACGTCACCATTTTCGGCGGCTGGGCGAACACGGCGGGCACGCAGTACGTCGCGTACGAACAGGCCCGCCCGCACGCCCGGAAGCAGACGACTCCCTATGCCTATTGGAGCAATGGGAACCGCTATCTGGCGTACCGCTACAAACGGGTGACGAGCTCTACGCCCGGCGGCAAGGGGCCGGCGACCGTGACGCGCTACCCCGGAGCGGGATCGTTCGGCCCCGGCGCCGACAACAAGTACGTCACGCAGCTCGGCAAGGCGCTGATCGGGCGGGGCGGCGCGCGCTTCTACACGACAGGGCCCGGCCCGCGCTGGGGCGAGGCCGATCGCAGGGCCACGCAGGCGTTCCAGCTGGCGCAGGGCTGGACCGGCCGTGACGCGGACGGCCTGCCGGGCCCCGCCACCTGGTCGTACCTGATGACGGGCAAGGGCCGTGACATCCCCCGCGCGGGAGCGGCCCCCCAGGCCGGGGCGCCCGCCTACCCCGGCAGGGGAGTGTTCCGCCCCGGCCGGCCGAGCCCGTCGGTGGAGAAGCTCGGCAGGCAGCTGGTGAAGAAGGGCTACGGCAAGCACTACGCACAGGGTCCTGGCCCGCTCTGGAGCGAGAGCGACCGCCGCAACGTCGAGGCGTTCCAGCGGGCGCAGGGCTGGCGGGGCGCGGCGGCGGACGGCTTCCCCGGCCCCGAGACCTGGCGGCGGTTGTTCGCATGA
- a CDS encoding FadR/GntR family transcriptional regulator, with translation MARDIQERIKKLIIDQRLPSGASLPTEPELMERLGVSRNSVREALKALQAMGIVEIRHGFGTYVGPMSMAPMIEGLTFRTVAGHYRGEDSLLQLLELREAVETGLIARLAGRIPAADLAELDALVDRMDSETAAAADDGSGGRPGAVRTETDRAFHATLYRCLRNPLLGEVLEAFWDAFHKVRTDLVDVPQDPKVTCRQHREILDAVRSGDVLRAERAIREHFGNIRTRLSAPVPTGNSNRSYDR, from the coding sequence ATGGCGCGCGACATTCAGGAGCGGATCAAGAAGCTCATCATCGACCAGCGACTGCCTTCCGGGGCCTCTCTGCCGACCGAGCCCGAACTGATGGAACGCCTCGGCGTCAGTCGGAACTCCGTGCGAGAAGCCCTCAAGGCGTTGCAGGCGATGGGCATCGTGGAGATCCGGCACGGTTTCGGCACCTATGTCGGACCCATGTCGATGGCGCCCATGATCGAGGGCCTGACCTTCCGCACGGTGGCCGGCCACTACCGCGGCGAGGACAGCCTGCTCCAGCTCCTGGAGCTCAGGGAGGCCGTGGAAACGGGGCTCATCGCGCGCCTCGCCGGTCGCATCCCGGCCGCGGACCTGGCCGAACTCGACGCCCTCGTGGACCGGATGGACTCCGAGACGGCGGCGGCGGCGGACGACGGCAGCGGCGGCCGGCCGGGCGCCGTGCGCACCGAGACCGACCGAGCGTTTCACGCCACTCTCTACCGCTGTCTGCGCAATCCACTGCTCGGCGAGGTCCTGGAGGCGTTCTGGGACGCCTTCCACAAGGTACGTACCGATCTGGTCGACGTTCCGCAGGACCCCAAGGTCACCTGCCGCCAGCACCGGGAGATCCTCGACGCGGTCCGGTCCGGCGATGTGCTCCGTGCCGAGCGGGCGATACGGGAACACTTCGGTAATATTCGAACGCGATTGAGCGCTCCTGTCCCAACAGGCAACTCAAATCGCTCGTATGACCGGTAA